Part of the Acidobacteriota bacterium genome, AACGTGGCGAACACCGCCACAGTGGCGTTGTTGGGGACGAAGAACCGCACGGCGGTGATGGCCAGGCCCAGGAAGAGCACGAAGAGGGCGAAATCGCTCTGCATGAACCGGACGATGAAACCCAGCCGGGTGCCGAACCAGTGGTCCAGGCCCAGGAACGACATCGTCTTGGACAGCCCGGTCAGGGAACCGAGGTAGATCAGGAAAACCCAGTTGATTTTCTGCTGGAACTCCCGCTTGTTGAGGACCTGGAGCGAAAGGAACACGTAAAGCATGGCGAGGGCGATCCACGGCGGCGAGATGCTGTGGAGCCCGGTGGTCATGAAACCGAGCACCATCAGGGCGATGCCTGCGATGGCGGCGATCTCCTTCGCCTTCAGCGGCCCGAGGACCTCGAGCTGGGTGCGGAGCTGGGCCTTCGGCGCCCGGGGGACCTCACGGTTGCGGAAATACAGGTGTGCGGCCGCCAGGCTGACCACCAGGAGCACGAGCCCGTAGACGGCGGCCGCCACGGTCCAGTGCAGCCACCCGAACTGGTCGGCCACCTGGCGCGGGAGCATGCCGTTCACCACGAGGTGAATGGTCTTGCTGGTCAGGAAGAGCCCGGAGAAGAGCGTGAGACCGGAGAACAGGCTGGCGGCCAGGTAGGTGGACGCCCTCCCCCGGGGAGCGTAGCCCTGGATGTCCAGGATGTCCCGGTACAGCGGCATCCCGATGCTGATTCGGCCGTTCGCGGAGGGGATGACGGGCGTGATGGCGATTCCCAGCACCACCACCGCGGCGTTCTGCCAGAACTGGGAGGCCGGGATGGCTTTCAGAACCCGGAGGGCGATCCGGTAGGTCAGGCCGGACACCTCCAGGACGGCCCCGATGGCGGAGACGCTGAGCACCATGAAGAACTCGTCCGAGCCGAAGCCCGAGAGCACCACCGACGGGGGGGCGACGTCCATCACCAGCAGCATGACGATGGCGAACAGGCCGGGGATGTACTCGTCGGCCAGGTTGAACATCCACAGCGCCATGGTGGCGGTGAACACCGCCAGGAACAGGACGGCGTTCTTGTCGAGCCCCATGAGCGGCCCCATGAACCAGGCCAGGGCGGAGAGCGCGCTGGTGGCCAGCCAGCCGGCCAGCGTCCGGGCGGATGCCCCCCGCTTCTCCTCTTCCCTGGCCGTCTCCGGGGCAGGCGCAGCGGCCCGGGGTTCGAAGCGGCGGACCAGGGAAGCGGACAGGTCGACATGCAGCTCCGGCTTGTCCGCACAGAGCCGGGTGACGGTTTCCCGGGGGATGACGAGGAGGGAGACGTCCGAAACCGCCGAGGCGTCGGCGTGGTAATCGGCGAACCCCAGCCCGGCCTCCTCGCCGAGGAACCCCACCGTGACGTCGCGGGTGCCCGAGCCCTTCGAAATCCGGACGGTGCCTTCCAGGAGGATCATCAGGCACCGTGCGTCCCCGCCCTCGGAAAAAATCCGGGTCCCCGCCCGCACCGCCTCCTCCGACAGGTTCGGGACCGCTCGCGAGAGCTCGATGGGGGAGCAGTGGAGATAGGTGCCAATCAACGCGGCGTGCTTCATGTGTGCGACCCTGTTCAAGCCCGATCGGAGGGATCCGGGACGATGTGACGGAATTATATTTGATTCGGGAAGCTACACAAGCAGATTCTTGGCCGGGAAGAGCCGGAGGGCGTTCGTCGTGGCGTGGCGGGCGACGTCCTCCACCGCGACCCCCCGGAGGCGGGCGACGGCGGCAGCGACTTCCGCGGTGTGGGCCGGCTCGACGTCCGAGGCCACGGTGGTTTCGGTGGCGATGGACGGGGCGTCGGTTTCCAGCAGGAGCCGGTCGGCGGGGACCCGTTCGGCGCACCGGTGGTACTTCCGGGCCGTCGCCCGGGTCACGGAGCCCGAGAACGCGATGGAAACGCCGAGGTCGAGAAACCGGGCCATCCACTCGGGGCCGCCGCCGAAGGAGTGCAGGACCACCGGCGGGGTACCGCGAAGGGTGCGGAGGGTTTCATACAGGGCGTCGAAGGCCTTGCGGCAGTGGACCAGCGCCGGGAGGCCGAATTCGGCCGCGACGGCCAGCTGCCGTCGGAAACACGCCAGCTGGGCCCCGGGGGGCGGGCAATCGGGGTAGAAGTCCAAGCCGATCTCGCCCACGGCGACGGAGGCGGGGACGGCGCGGAGGGTCTCCGCCAGGTCCGGGGCCTCGTGG contains:
- a CDS encoding TatD family hydrolase — its product is MDLQLVDTHAHLNDPAFAGRLEAVVERARQAGVTACVVPSYDPESFSRTRALAEAFPAVVLPAFGIHPWWAHRFHEAPDLAETLRAVPASVAVGEIGLDFYPDCPPPGAQLACFRRQLAVAAEFGLPALVHCRKAFDALYETLRTLRGTPPVVLHSFGGGPEWMARFLDLGVSIAFSGSVTRATARKYHRCAERVPADRLLLETDAPSIATETTVASDVEPAHTAEVAAAVARLRGVAVEDVARHATTNALRLFPAKNLLV
- a CDS encoding anion permease; translation: MKHAALIGTYLHCSPIELSRAVPNLSEEAVRAGTRIFSEGGDARCLMILLEGTVRISKGSGTRDVTVGFLGEEAGLGFADYHADASAVSDVSLLVIPRETVTRLCADKPELHVDLSASLVRRFEPRAAAPAPETAREEEKRGASARTLAGWLATSALSALAWFMGPLMGLDKNAVLFLAVFTATMALWMFNLADEYIPGLFAIVMLLVMDVAPPSVVLSGFGSDEFFMVLSVSAIGAVLEVSGLTYRIALRVLKAIPASQFWQNAAVVVLGIAITPVIPSANGRISIGMPLYRDILDIQGYAPRGRASTYLAASLFSGLTLFSGLFLTSKTIHLVVNGMLPRQVADQFGWLHWTVAAAVYGLVLLVVSLAAAHLYFRNREVPRAPKAQLRTQLEVLGPLKAKEIAAIAGIALMVLGFMTTGLHSISPPWIALAMLYVFLSLQVLNKREFQQKINWVFLIYLGSLTGLSKTMSFLGLDHWFGTRLGFIVRFMQSDFALFVLFLGLAITAVRFFVPNNATVAVFATFLLPMAGIAGVNPWIVAFIILSLSDAWIFPYQCTYYLEFREVNDRQKRYDERAFLWYNLGANLFRLVAIYASLIYWRWLGIL